From Pandoraea norimbergensis, the proteins below share one genomic window:
- a CDS encoding rubredoxin — protein sequence MTTTLDTPTEFKSWICLICGWIYNEAEGAPDDGLAPGTRWADVPADWRCPECDVSKEDFALSEF from the coding sequence ATGACCACCACGCTGGATACCCCGACCGAATTCAAGAGCTGGATCTGCCTGATCTGCGGCTGGATTTACAACGAAGCCGAAGGCGCACCGGATGACGGCCTCGCCCCCGGTACGCGCTGGGCCGATGTGCCCGCCGACTGGCGCTGCCCGGAATGCGACGTCTCGAAGGAAGACTTCGCCCTCTCGGAGTTCTGA